In the genome of Telluria mixta, the window GGTCGGCCAGGCGCGGTTTGAACCGCGCCACGAAGCGCCGGCGCGCCGGCAGCGCGGACGCCAGCCAGTCGTTCACGTCGGCAAACGCGGCGTCGCGTTCCTTCACGGGCGCCACCTTGCCGGCGTTCCTGACGCCGGGTACGCGCGCCAGGTGGTCGCGGAAGGCCGGCGGCATTGCGCTCACGAAGGCACGCGGCGGGCGACCAACCACCGGCTGCGGCTTGCTGGTGTCGATGCCGGCGTATTGTTCGGCGGCGAGTTTCAATGTCGTTCCCGACCTGGCGACCTGCTGCTCACCCTCTTCCGCGAACACGGCATCCATGCCGTCGCCCGCATGCACGATGGTCGAGCCGGTCGGGACGGTCACCTGCAGCGCGGGCGTGACCACGCTGGCGCGGCGTCCCTTGGCATACACCTTGGCCCAGCCCTGCAGCAGCTCGAGTTCGACGGGCGACTTGCCGTCCGCCGCCAGGTTCGCGACGAGCACACGGCTCTGCGGGCCCAGCGCGACGATCGCATCCGCGCCCGCTTCCACCTGCGCGCCGGCGGCCTCCGTCTCGAGGATGTCGTCCTTCTGCACGGCGACGCCGCTGGCGGCCTTGTACACGGCCGCGCCGCGGATCAGGCGCAGCGGCTGGTCGGCCAGGGTCAGGACGGTGCGAGTCTCTTCGGCGCGGAGCGCAACCGGGACAAGCATCAAGCAGGCAAAAAGAAGTCGGAATCGCATGGCAGCCTCAATTGATCTTCACGAGCGCGCCTTCGATGGTCATCACGGCACCCGACTTCACCTGCATCATCGCGCCGGCCTTGATCTCCGTGTTCGCGTCGGACTGCACCGCGATCTCCGGCGACTTGATCGTGATCTTGGCCGCTTCGATCTTGATGCTGCTGCCGCCGACCTTCAGCTCGATCGACGTATTTGCCTCGATGACGATCTTGTTGCCCACCTTGACGCTCTGGTTGTTGTCGACCTTGCGCGTCTCGTCGTTCTTGACCGTCGTCGACAGGTTGTTGTCGATGGCGACCGTCTGGTCGTTCTTGACGTGCACCTTGCGGTCGTTGCCCACGTCGAGGCTCTGGTCGTTGGCGATCTCGATGGTCTGGTCGCCCTTGTCCTTCTTCTCGAAGCCGACCTTCAGCGTGTCGTTGTTCTTCACGACGCGGTTGAAATCCTTCTCGGCCTGGACGAAGATCTCCTCGCTGTCCTTCTTGTCCTCGAAGCGGATCTCGTTGAAGCCGTTGCCGCCCTTGGACGTGTTCGACTTGATGGTCGATTTGGTCTGGTCGGCCGGCAGCGTGTACGGCGGCATGGCGTCGCCGTTGTAGACGCAACCCGTGACGAGCGGCCGGTCCGGGTCGCCCTCGAGGAAGCTGACGACGACTTCCATGCCGATGCGCGGCACGAACATCATGCCCCAGCCCTTGCCGGCCCAGCCCTGCTGCACGCGCACCCAGCACGAGCTTTGCTCGTCCGACTTGCCGTCGCGGTCCCAGTGGAACTGCACCTTGATGCGGCCGTACTTGTCGGTCCAGATCTCCTCGCCCGCCTTGCCGACCACCATCGCCGTCTGCGGTCCCTGCACGATGGGCTTGCGCGCCGTCGCCGGCGGGCGGTAGCTGTGCTCCTTGCCGATCGCCTGGAAGCTGCATTCGAACTTGAGCCGCTCATTGCAGCCCTCCTTGCGGGCATCCGAACGGTAGTCGACGCCGGTGATCGACGTCTCGGCCGACGTGACCAGGAATACGCGGTTCTGGTCGTCGCGCGGATGGTCGGCCAGCGTGAACAGCGCGCCCGTCGTCAGGCCGCGCGCACTCGCTGCGCCCTCGATCCGCTCGCCCTGCCCGTGCAACGCTTCCATGCGCGCACGCGCGAAGCCGGTACCGGTGTCCGCCACATGGTAGCGGCCGGGATAATCGTAGTGTTCGTAGCTCTGCTGCCCGAACGGGGCGGGCATGCTGGCCTTGACCCGCAGGCCGCCACTGATGCTGGACGACGCCTTCTCGAAGTCGAAGTCGTTCAGTGCCATCGCGCTCGGCTGGATCTCGCCGCCCGGATGCAGGCGCGTCACGGCTTCTTCCAGGGCGTCGCGCGCCTTTTCCTCATCGCGGAACGGGATGCTGTCGTAACCGCTCACCGTCGCGTGCGCGCCATAGCCGTCGGCCAGCACCATCGTGTGCTCGCCGTCCGCGTGCCTGAAGTAGAAATAGATGCCCTCTTCTTCCAGCAGGCGGCAGACGAAATCGAAGTCGGACTCGCGGTACTGGACGCAGTATTCGCGCTGCGCCGGCGTCGCGGACAGCATGCCGTCGTCCAGTGCGATCGCCCCGCCGTACTCGCCGATGACGTCCCTGAGGATGTCGAGCGCGCTCTTTTCCTGGAAGATGCGGCAGTTGGTCGAACGCGTCAGCAGCCACAAGGCCGGACGCACGATGGCGAGGTAGGACGGCTTGCCGTCGCGCCAGCCCTGGTAGGCAAAGCGCGTCACGATGCCGTGGAAGTGGCGCTTGCCGCCCTGCGGCAGGTCGAGGCTCACGGTCATGCCGGTGCCGAGGACGTCGGCGATCTTGATGTCGACGAGTTCGGACGCCAGCTCGATGCGGAACTCCGACAGGCGGCCCAGCGCCTCGCTGCACTGCATGCGCTTGAACAGCAGATCGTCGCCGCCGAGGATGGTCTTGACGGCGGCTTCGCGGTGGGTCTGGGTGGGCAGGATGGGCATGCGGCGACGGACGGTTAAGGAATCATGGTCTTGACGGTGCCGGCATTCGTGAAGCCGATCACGCCGCCCCAGTTGCACATGCACTTGGAGACGTTGTCGAGCGCCGGCATGTTGGCGATGAGGACCGTGGGCGCGCCGGGCACCCAGGGCGCGGACGTCGCCGGCACGCACGGCATGGGCGTGAGCACGCCCAGCGCCGCAGCGGTGGCCGCAGCCACCGTCGGATTGGCGGGCGACTGACACATCCCGAACGGCATGATGTTCACGAGCGGGACGTGGTCCATGATGTTGGCGGCGGGCGGGCCCTCGGCCAGCACCTTGTTCTTCGGGAGGACCACCAGCGAGGATGGCGCGGCGCCGAAGGTGCACGTCATCATGGCGCCCATGGAGACTTGGTTTGGCATGACTTCTTCCTGTGGCAGCGCCGCTGGTTCAATCTCGAGCGCAACGATCAGTATGGCGGATGCCATCTGAAGTTGCAACGTGTTTGGCGGGCATACGGAAGCGCCGCGTGCCTGCTTCGGTCAGGCTCGCGATCCCGACCATCCGGTCATCGACGTCCTTCCCCGCATGCGTCCATTTGTCCTTGCTGCGCTGGACGACCAGCACGACGCGCGGGGCGGGATCGCCACGCTGCGCGTCGAGCAGCCGCGCCAGCGACTCGCACGCGTAGGCGTTGCAGGTCGCGCTGCGCATGTCGCGCGGCAGCGCGCAGCCGGCGGGCGTGTGGTTGATGCACGATCCGGCCTGGCTCGCCGGCGGCAGGCTGGCCACATAGCGCTCGACGACCTCGACATCGGTCATCTCGGGATGCCGGCGCATATAGGCGCGCAGCGTTCCCGCCGTCAGGTACGCATGGTCGCCGCCGCGGGTGCAGCAGCCGCCGCGGCATAGGCCGCACAGGCGGCCGGGCAGCGTCGATACCGCGTGTTCCGTGTCGTCCGCCAGCACTTCCTCGACCGCGTCACGGGCCTGGGAAACCAAGTCCATCAGGCGCCGGCGGTAACCCGCGCGGCGCCGCTCGGCCAGCGCGCGCGTGCGGCGTGGCCCCGATGGCAGCGCGATGCGCAGGCCCCCGTTCGGATCCGCAGCGTCGCCCACCCGGCGCGCCAGGTACGACCACGCCGCGGCGTTTTCAAGCTGCCGGTCATGGTCCTGCGCCTGCACGTCCGCGACGGTCGCACGCCGTTCCCGCACCTGCGCCGCCTGCCGCGCCAGGTAAGGCGCGAAGGCGGCATCGCCCATCCCGGCGCGGCGGCCGACGACCATCCGGCACGCCGCCGCCGCGCAGCTGGGGTAAGGGCCGCCCTGGCGCACCGCTCCGCCCGACACGTGCGGTGGGATGCGGTCGCCGCAGACCACGCAGGTCACGGGGACGAAGCGGTTCACGATCATGACGGCTTACCCGACCTCGTCGCCCTGCT includes:
- a CDS encoding type VI secretion system Vgr family protein, with product MPILPTQTHREAAVKTILGGDDLLFKRMQCSEALGRLSEFRIELASELVDIKIADVLGTGMTVSLDLPQGGKRHFHGIVTRFAYQGWRDGKPSYLAIVRPALWLLTRSTNCRIFQEKSALDILRDVIGEYGGAIALDDGMLSATPAQREYCVQYRESDFDFVCRLLEEEGIYFYFRHADGEHTMVLADGYGAHATVSGYDSIPFRDEEKARDALEEAVTRLHPGGEIQPSAMALNDFDFEKASSSISGGLRVKASMPAPFGQQSYEHYDYPGRYHVADTGTGFARARMEALHGQGERIEGAASARGLTTGALFTLADHPRDDQNRVFLVTSAETSITGVDYRSDARKEGCNERLKFECSFQAIGKEHSYRPPATARKPIVQGPQTAMVVGKAGEEIWTDKYGRIKVQFHWDRDGKSDEQSSCWVRVQQGWAGKGWGMMFVPRIGMEVVVSFLEGDPDRPLVTGCVYNGDAMPPYTLPADQTKSTIKSNTSKGGNGFNEIRFEDKKDSEEIFVQAEKDFNRVVKNNDTLKVGFEKKDKGDQTIEIANDQSLDVGNDRKVHVKNDQTVAIDNNLSTTVKNDETRKVDNNQSVKVGNKIVIEANTSIELKVGGSSIKIEAAKITIKSPEIAVQSDANTEIKAGAMMQVKSGAVMTIEGALVKIN
- a CDS encoding DUF4280 domain-containing protein, with translation MPNQVSMGAMMTCTFGAAPSSLVVLPKNKVLAEGPPAANIMDHVPLVNIMPFGMCQSPANPTVAAATAAALGVLTPMPCVPATSAPWVPGAPTVLIANMPALDNVSKCMCNWGGVIGFTNAGTVKTMIP